From Daphnia pulicaria isolate SC F1-1A chromosome 11, SC_F0-13Bv2, whole genome shotgun sequence, the proteins below share one genomic window:
- the LOC124315331 gene encoding gustatory and pheromone receptor 39a-like isoform X1 — protein MLRQLVDKVLDSFKDETINFEKCYRPVLIAMNVCGIPLGMKNTDEPTTLPVWMVYIFGWILYCLNIVSGLMLISIEKREKSPFFTNNRTTAWQWNYGITTYNSVFSSIAAHTVLLAITTVRWKHLARIFHRMDRINQFGLKDFEAFRAIFRSGLVFAIISYLAIGFQSISAFFMADVDVWKMVIYSFQRGFIIVILLAGVLFFCFGRMASTMLQILGQEMTKFISSDDQQSFENIDVVIAKWNRHYFMAIDFVHQFNRCFGCLLLVLIAPIFIRVISTSFFLMIELKDGQWTAAVTLNLIVLLVHFVAFIFAANIPHRIRQEAIDLTKKLRRFQLKDFTHQNQVNVLMMEISNSLPKITAAGFFDIDLQLIPTLIGTTLTYLIILFQFQTSENT, from the exons ATGTTGCGACAGTTAGTTGACAAGGTGCTGGACTCTTTCAAAGACGAGACCATCAACTTCGAAAAATGTTACCGTCCCGTTTTGATCGCCATGAACGTGTGTGGCATTCCATTGGGAATGAAGAACACAGACGAACCAACAACTTTACCCGTTTGGATGGTTTACATCTTCGGCTGGATTCTATACTGCTTAAATATCGTATCCGGATTGATGTTAATTTCgatagagaaaagagaaaaaagtccaTTCTTTACAAATAATCGCACTACGGCTTGGCAATGGAATTATGGAATAACTACGTACAACAGTGTCTTTTCCTCGATAGCAGCTCACACGGTCCTCCTGGCCATTACGACAGTTCGCTGGAAACATCTTGCTCGCATTTTCCATCGCATGGATCGAATTAATCAATTCGGATTGAAAGATTTTGAAGCCTTTCGCGCCATTTTCCGATCAGGACTCGTTTTCGCCATCATT AGCTATCTGGCAATTGGTTTTCAATCGATTTCCGCCTTCTTTATGGCTGATGTCGATGTGTGGAAAATGGTGATTTACTCGTTTCAACGGGGTTTCATTATCGTTATTTTGCTGGCCGGCGTGTTATTTTTCTGCTTCGGACGGATGGCCTCTACTATGCTTCAGATTCTTGGCCAAGAAATGACGAAATTCATTTCAAGTGATGACCAGCAATCTTTTGAAAACATCGATGTTGTCATAGCTAAATGGAATCGCCACTATTTCATGGCCATTGATTTTGTCCATCAGTTTAACCGCTGCTTTGGTTGTTTGTTACTTGTCCTAATTGCACCGATTTTCATTCGAGTAATCAGCACTTCATTCTTTCTGATGATTGAATTAAAAGACGGCCAGTGGACGGCGGCCGTTACTCTGAATTTGATTGTATTGCTAGTTCATTTTGTGGCTTTCATATTTGCGGCAAATATTCCACACAGAATACGTCAAGAG GCTATTGATTTAACCAAGAAGCTGCGCAGATTTCAACTTAAAGATTTTACCCATCAGAAtcag GTTAATGTGCTCATGATGGAAATATCAAATTCTTTGCCGAAAATCACTGCAGCGGGATTCTTCGACATCGATCTCCAGCTTATTCCAACG CTTATTGGAACAACGCTGACGTATCTCATAATTCTTTTCCAATTTCAAACGTCAGAGAACACTTga
- the LOC124315331 gene encoding uncharacterized protein LOC124315331 isoform X2, whose amino-acid sequence MSFQWSLQPMIKWMHFIGVYLESPGNDNSSGFRFFVTAYGFILFFVNVLSNGMMAAKFLQGFDNISHQTTSSVLWNAVVSQTNYILVTIGCQLSLISGAVSTWPGLIHILREMEKERYFAAKDFHHFRRIYLSGLGFLIAVILAIIGISVTIIMSSQDLAIVDKLFQMFFTFLLMFVFSGGALFSCFGWMVASMLEILAERVNMEQSNSNCSGCDWEKMFVRWRHLYLKISRLVDKMNECYGFLLLFLITSSFVVTINSSFIIMRDVNEEGIDYNCVVHSFFLIIQFSHFAVLAYVPHRIRESAIYLSKQLRELKIGNEARQNKVNFFILDVLNSLPQITALGLFDVNLRLAPTIVGTTLTYLVILCQLHYSAK is encoded by the exons ATGAGTTTTCAGTGGAGCCTTCAGCCCATGATAAAGTGGATGCATTTCATTGGCGTTTACTTGGAGTCACCTGGAAATGACAATTCTTCTGGGTTTCGTTTCTTTGTTACTGCTTATGGTTTCATCCTCTTTTTTGTTAACGTCTTAAGTAACGGAATGATGGCTGCCAAGTTCTTACAGGGTTTTGATAATATCTCCCATCAAACAACTTCTTCTGTTCTTTGGAATGCTGTCGTCTCTCAAACGAATTATATCTTGGTGACAATCGGATGTCAGTTAAGTTTGATTTCTGGCGCCGTCTCCACATGGCCCGGTTTGATTCACATTCTCcgtgaaatggaaaaagaacgtTACTTTGCTGCAAAAGACTTCCATCATTTCCGTCGCATTTACCTGTCAGGACTCGGTTTTCTTATCGCG GTTATCCTTGCCATCATTGGAATTTCTGTGACTATTATTATGTCATCGCAAGATCTAGCAATAGTGGACAAACTGTTTCAAATGTTCTTTACATTCCTATTAATGTTCGTGTTCAGTGGCGGAGCTTTgttttcttgctttgggtggaTGGTGGCCAGCATGTTGGAAATCCTAGCTGAGCGTGTCAATATGGAGCAAAGTAACTCTAATTGCAGTGGTTGTGATTGGGAAAAGATGTTTGTTAGATGGAGACATCtgtacttgaagatttcgcgACTAGTGGACAAGATGAATGAATGTtatggttttcttcttctgtttttaattacaagtagTTTCGTCGTGACGATTAATTCTTCATTCATAATTATGCGTGACGTCAACGAGGAGGGCATCGACTACAATTGCGTCGTCCATTCATTCTTTTTGATTATCCAATTTTCCCACTTTGCTGTTTTGGCTTACGTTCCCCATCGTATCCGAGAATCA GCAATCTATTTGAGTAAACAATTACGAGAACTTAAAATCGGTAACGAGGCGAGGCAAAACAAg gtgaatttctttattttggacGTATTGAACTCGCTACCTCAAATCACGGCACTCGGCTTATTTGATGTTAATCTTCGCCTGGCCCCAACG ATAGTTGGTACGACCTTGACGTATTTGGTCATTTTGTGCCAATTGCATTATTCCGCGAAATAA